A single region of the Brachypodium distachyon strain Bd21 chromosome 3, Brachypodium_distachyon_v3.0, whole genome shotgun sequence genome encodes:
- the LOC104583862 gene encoding putative F-box/LRR-repeat protein At5g02700 — protein MKNRKGRRSRNKATCNEAATSNGDRFSTLPDDILLNVLERVETLDALRTCILSKRMLKLPTMLSHIDVDIYSLAYYGSFRDLVRINGAVADVTENILSTRSPEIPIRKLKVRFVLRHYDFLSIVKSFARAMATQKVEKAEIEIMTEKIKYQYCTPADRLDSAKKFNTILDACPDAFPGLTSLWLHNMSFGELDIPNILSTCKRLQSFHLTYCDTGTRSVLQIEHDQLIELEIDYGKFETVKLTYLPKLQQVSYNNWCYEDQPLSFGFVPQLSKLSLTRTAVRSDRALELSQVLANFPSISELHLDFQSEKIWVLPECPKLLAPVLGKLWLVDLDNLPEGCDIAWTMFILQAAPFLKELCITVWDHWCHMVTDKERRKAEGYCNKLNVEWKPSVSGFRHMNLAKLTIYGFQPDDNFMQYIRCVLEAAVNLEEISLHDKKACKRCKDLDSKNKDSPIRYPQNDMERKHIVEELGTAWPAVVHFRS, from the exons ATGAAGAACAGAAAGGGTCGCCGCAGCCGCAAT AAGGCAACTTGCAATGAAGCTGCCACTAGCAACGGAGACAGGTTTAGCACGCTGCCTGACGACATTCTGCTCAACGTCCTGGAGAGGGTGGAGACGCTCGACGCCCTCAGGACTTGCATCCTCTCGAAGCGAATGCTGAAGCTCCCCACCATGCTCTCGCACATCGACGTCGACATTTATTCCCTCGCTTACTACGGAAGCTTCCGCGACTTGGTCCGGATCAATGGCGCCGTGGCTGATGTAACAGAGAACATCTTGAGCACGAGGTCCCCCGAAATCCCTATCCGCAAGCTCAAGGTCAGATTCGTCTTGAGGCATTATGACTTCCTATCCATCGTCAAATCTTTTGCCCGTGCCATGGCAACCCAGAAGGTCGAGAAAGCTGAGATTGAGATCATGACAGAGAAGATTAAGTACCAGTACTGCACTCCTGCTGATCGCCTCGACTCTGCCAAGAAGTTCAATACTATTCTTGACGCTTGTCCGGATGCATTTCCTGGCCTCACAAGCCTATGGCTGCACAATATGTCGTTTGGTGAACTGGACATCCCCAACATCCTCAGCACATGCAAGCGCTTGCAGTCTTTTCATTTAACCTACTGCGACACAGGGACCCGTTCCGTGCTGCAAATAGAACATGATCAACTCATTGAGCTTGAGATCGACTATGGGAAATTTGAGACAGTTAAGCTCACCTATCTACCAAAACTGCAACAAGTGAGCTATAATAATTGGTGTTACGAAGATCAACCGCTGTCTTTTGGTTTTGTCCCCCAGCTTTCAAAGCTAAGCCTCACTAGAACAGCTGTCCGTTCGGACAGGGCTCTCGAATTAAGTCAGGTCCTTGCTAACTTCCCCTCCATAAGTGAACTGCATCTCGATTTCCAAAGTGAAA AGATTTGGGTTCTACCAGAATGCCCGAAACTGCTTGCGCCTGTGCTTGGCAAACTATGGCTTGTGGATCTGGACAATCTTCCTGAAGGATGTGATATTGCTTGGACAATGTTCATTCTTCAAGCTGCACCCTTCCTTAAGGAGCTATGCATCACAGTATGGGATCATTGGTGCCACATGGTGACAGACAAGGAGCGTCGGAAGGCAGAGGGGTATTGTAACAAATTAAACGTGGAGTGGAAGCCATCTGTTTCTGGTTTCaggcatatgaatcttgccAAGCTCACCATCTATGGCTTCCAACCCGACGATAACTTCATGCAGTACATCAGGTGTGTCCTGGAAGCTGCGGTGAACTTGGAAGAGATATCTCTACATGACAAGAAGGCGTGCAAGCGCTGTAAAGACTTGGATTCCAAGAACAAAGATAGTCCGATAAGATATCCACAGAACGACATGGAGAGGAAGCATATTGTAGAAGAATTGGGAACGGCTTGGCCTGCTGTGGTTCACTTCCGGTCCTAG